The Bradyrhizobium sp. WBAH42 genome includes a window with the following:
- a CDS encoding 2-isopropylmalate synthase, with protein sequence MATVNKSEKDRVIIFDTTLRDGEQCPGATMTFEEKLEVAELLDDMGVDVIEAGFPITSEGDFQAVSEIARRSKNSVIAGLSRAHPADIDRCAEAVKFAKRGRVHTVIATSPLHMRVKLNKTPEQVIETSVAMVARARNQIDDVEWSAEDGTRSEMDFLCRIVEAVIKAGATTVNIPDTVGYTVPEEYTHFMKTLIERVPNSDKAVFSVHCHNDLGMAVANSLAGITGGARQVECTINGIGERAGNAALEEIVMAINVRNDKFPYWNKIDTTQLTRASKLVSAATSFPVQYNKAIVGRNAFAHESGIHQDGVLKDASTYEIMRPEMVGLKQSSLVLGKHSGRHAFVHKLEEMGYKLGPNQLEDAFTRMKALADRKKDIYDEDIEALVDEEMAASHDRIKLTSLTVIAGTHGPQRATMKLDVDGQIKIEEAEGNGPVDAVFNCIKRLVPHEAKLELYQVHAVTEGTDAQAEVSVRLAQDGRSMTARAADPDTLVASAKAYLGALNKIVMKRQRDTVTTAAAS encoded by the coding sequence ATGGCCACCGTGAACAAGTCCGAGAAGGACCGCGTCATCATTTTCGACACCACGCTGCGCGACGGCGAGCAGTGCCCCGGCGCCACCATGACCTTCGAGGAGAAGCTCGAGGTCGCCGAGCTTCTGGATGATATGGGCGTCGACGTCATCGAGGCCGGCTTCCCCATCACCTCGGAAGGCGACTTCCAGGCCGTCAGCGAGATCGCCCGCCGCTCCAAGAATTCGGTCATCGCCGGCCTGTCGCGCGCCCATCCCGCCGACATCGACCGCTGCGCCGAGGCGGTGAAATTTGCAAAACGCGGCCGCGTTCATACCGTGATCGCGACCTCACCGCTGCACATGCGGGTGAAGCTGAACAAGACTCCGGAGCAGGTGATCGAGACCTCGGTCGCCATGGTCGCGCGCGCCCGCAACCAGATCGACGACGTCGAATGGTCGGCCGAGGACGGCACCCGCAGCGAGATGGATTTTCTCTGCCGCATCGTCGAAGCCGTGATCAAGGCCGGCGCCACCACGGTGAACATCCCCGACACCGTCGGCTATACGGTGCCGGAGGAATACACCCACTTCATGAAGACGCTGATCGAGCGCGTGCCGAACTCGGACAAGGCGGTGTTCTCCGTGCACTGCCATAACGATCTCGGCATGGCGGTGGCCAATTCGCTGGCCGGCATCACCGGCGGCGCGCGCCAGGTCGAGTGCACCATCAACGGCATCGGCGAGCGCGCCGGCAACGCCGCGCTCGAAGAGATCGTGATGGCGATCAACGTGCGCAACGACAAATTCCCTTACTGGAACAAGATCGACACGACGCAGCTGACCCGCGCCTCGAAGCTGGTGTCGGCGGCGACCTCGTTTCCCGTCCAGTACAACAAGGCGATCGTCGGCCGGAACGCCTTCGCGCATGAGAGCGGCATTCACCAGGACGGCGTGCTGAAGGACGCTTCGACCTACGAGATCATGCGCCCCGAGATGGTCGGCCTGAAGCAGTCATCGCTGGTGCTCGGCAAGCATTCCGGCCGCCACGCCTTCGTGCACAAGCTGGAGGAGATGGGCTACAAGCTCGGTCCGAACCAGCTGGAGGATGCGTTCACGCGAATGAAGGCGCTCGCCGACCGCAAGAAGGACATCTACGACGAGGACATCGAGGCGCTGGTCGATGAGGAGATGGCGGCCTCGCACGACCGCATCAAGCTGACCTCGCTGACCGTGATCGCCGGCACCCATGGCCCGCAGCGCGCGACCATGAAGCTCGACGTCGACGGCCAGATCAAGATCGAGGAAGCCGAGGGCAACGGCCCGGTCGATGCCGTGTTCAACTGCATCAAGCGCCTGGTGCCGCACGAGGCCAAGCTCGAGCTGTACCAGGTCCACGCCGTCACCGAAGGCACCGACGCGCAGGCGGAAGTGTCGGTGCGGCTGGCGCAGGACGGCCGCTCGATGACGGCGCGCGCGGCGGATCCGGATACGCTGGTGGCTTCGGCCAAGGCCTATCTCGGCGCGCTCAACAAGATCGTCATGAAGCGCCAGCGCGACACGGTGACGACGGCCGCGGCGAGCTGA
- a CDS encoding SMP-30/gluconolactonase/LRE family protein: protein MTRQEAPEQEQRAQNAALSRRTLVGGLALGAAATLAGPALAQTGPAAPPTTITTPPRDFGPGGAPTTYFWDPDIIAVDPSFNDLAQPNTAIKRLYTGLLWAEGPAWSAQGRYLLWSDIPNNRQMRWTEDDGRVSVFRSPSNNSNGNSFDFQGRQLSCEHLTRRVTRYEHDGTATVLAESYQGKKLNSPNDIAAHPDGSYWFTDPPYGGQLYEGEPDVAGGPSNAGGKLNPRIGQPAGFVPGKRELPTNCYRIDPSGRIDLVVTEDQVPDPNGLCFSPDYKKLYIASTGKGPGDTGAGGKGEIFVFDVGTDNKLSNLKRFSDCVIDGVKCGPDGLRCDVNGNLWASSNAGRAVGYSGVTVWSPEGKLLGRIRLPEVCGNVCFGGPKRNRLFMAASQSLYAVYTATQGAGPG, encoded by the coding sequence ATGACACGCCAGGAGGCTCCTGAGCAGGAGCAGCGTGCGCAGAATGCTGCGCTTTCACGACGAACGCTTGTCGGGGGACTGGCGCTCGGCGCCGCGGCCACGCTGGCGGGCCCCGCGCTGGCCCAGACCGGGCCTGCCGCACCGCCGACGACGATCACGACGCCGCCGCGCGATTTCGGCCCTGGTGGCGCGCCGACGACCTATTTCTGGGACCCCGACATCATCGCGGTCGATCCGTCCTTCAACGACCTCGCCCAGCCCAACACCGCGATCAAGCGTCTCTATACGGGCCTGCTCTGGGCCGAAGGCCCGGCGTGGAGCGCGCAGGGCCGCTATCTCCTATGGAGCGACATTCCCAACAACCGGCAGATGCGCTGGACCGAGGATGACGGCCGCGTCAGCGTTTTCCGGTCGCCCTCCAACAACTCCAACGGCAACTCCTTCGACTTCCAGGGCCGCCAGCTCTCCTGCGAGCACCTGACGCGGCGGGTGACGCGCTACGAGCATGACGGTACCGCCACGGTGCTCGCCGAGTCCTATCAGGGCAAGAAGCTGAACTCGCCGAACGACATCGCCGCGCATCCCGACGGCAGCTATTGGTTCACCGATCCGCCCTATGGCGGCCAGCTCTACGAAGGCGAGCCCGACGTCGCGGGCGGCCCGAGCAATGCGGGCGGCAAGCTCAATCCGCGGATCGGCCAGCCGGCCGGCTTCGTGCCGGGCAAGCGCGAGCTGCCGACCAATTGCTACCGCATCGATCCCTCCGGCCGCATCGACCTCGTCGTCACCGAGGACCAGGTGCCCGACCCGAACGGGCTCTGCTTCTCGCCCGACTACAAGAAGCTCTACATCGCCTCGACCGGCAAAGGGCCGGGCGACACCGGCGCTGGCGGCAAGGGCGAGATCTTCGTGTTCGACGTCGGCACGGACAACAAGCTGTCGAACCTGAAGAGGTTCAGCGATTGCGTGATCGACGGCGTGAAATGCGGACCGGACGGCCTGCGCTGCGACGTCAACGGCAATCTCTGGGCCTCCAGCAATGCCGGCCGCGCGGTCGGCTACAGCGGCGTCACGGTGTGGTCGCCGGAGGGCAAGCTGCTTGGCCGCATCCGCCTGCCGGAAGTGTGCGGTAACGTCTGCTTCGGTGGCCCCAAGCGCAACCGCCTGTTCATGGCCGCGAGCCAATCGCTCTACGCCGTGTACACGGCGACGCAAGGCGCCGGGCCGGGCTGA
- the uvrA gene encoding excinuclease ABC subunit UvrA produces MDDRPKQTESLTQDDGFVRVRGAREHNLRNVDVRIPRNVLVVFTGVSGSGKSSLAFGTIYAEAQRRYLESVSPYARRLFHQMQIPEVDDIEGLPPAVALQQQRGAPTTRSSVGSVSTISNLLRMLYSRAGDYPRGQAMLYAEAFSPNTPEGACPTCHGIGRMLDVTEKSMVPDDSKTIRERAVAAWPSAWQGQNLRDILTTLGYDVDKPWRELPKKDRDWILFTEEQPTVPVYAGYDAAEVKRALRRKEEPSYQGTFTGAKRYVMQTYAKSESAMMKRRVAQFMITRDCPTCHGTRLKPEALKVRFAGFNIAEMSHLPLKQLHEVIKPFARASSDKSEKTVVARRICEDLSARLAVLLDLGLGYLACERSTPTLSPGELQRLRLATQVRSNLFGVVYVLDEPSAGLHPADTEALRRALDRLKGVGNSIFVVEHEIEVIRHADWLVDVGPDAGDGGGLILYSGPPAGLGAIAQSRTAHYLAHPRKKLPTVRREPEGHLKLRGVTRNNLRGLDVDIPLGIIASITGVSGSGKSSLISQFLVETVAAHLGHSLATDGDDDSLAPTVETLGGKIVAGLDHVNRLVVVDQKPIGRTPRSNLATYTGLFDHVRKLFAATPQAKSRRYDAGRFSFNVAKGRCATCEGEGFVCVELLFLPSVYAPCPTCKGARYNDKTLEVKINGKSIADVLAMRVDEAFEFFEGDSALNRSLSVVREVGLGYIRLGQSATELSGGEAQRIKLATELMRPQRGHTLYVLDEPTTGLHPRDVERLIAQLERIVDGGNSVIVVEHDMDVVAHSDWIIDLGPGAGDEGGRVVASGTPEQVAKAGGKTAPYLARRLAQ; encoded by the coding sequence ATGGACGATCGACCAAAGCAGACCGAAAGCCTGACGCAGGATGACGGGTTCGTCCGGGTCCGGGGGGCGCGCGAGCACAACCTCAGGAATGTCGACGTCCGCATTCCGCGCAACGTCCTCGTCGTGTTCACGGGCGTGTCGGGCTCCGGGAAATCCTCGCTCGCCTTCGGCACGATCTATGCCGAGGCGCAGCGGCGCTATCTGGAATCGGTGTCGCCCTATGCGCGGCGCCTGTTCCACCAGATGCAGATCCCCGAGGTCGACGACATCGAAGGCCTGCCGCCGGCGGTGGCGCTGCAGCAGCAGCGCGGGGCGCCGACGACGCGGTCCTCGGTCGGCAGCGTCAGCACCATCTCGAACCTGCTCCGGATGCTCTATTCCCGCGCCGGCGATTACCCGCGCGGCCAAGCGATGCTCTATGCGGAGGCGTTCTCGCCCAACACGCCGGAGGGCGCCTGCCCGACCTGCCACGGCATCGGCCGGATGCTCGACGTCACCGAGAAATCGATGGTGCCCGACGACAGCAAGACGATCCGCGAGCGCGCTGTCGCGGCCTGGCCGAGTGCCTGGCAGGGCCAGAACCTCCGGGACATCCTGACGACGCTGGGCTACGACGTCGACAAGCCCTGGCGCGAATTGCCCAAGAAGGACCGCGACTGGATCCTGTTCACCGAGGAGCAGCCGACCGTTCCTGTCTATGCCGGCTACGATGCCGCCGAGGTCAAACGGGCGCTACGCCGCAAGGAGGAACCGAGCTATCAGGGCACCTTCACCGGCGCCAAGCGCTACGTGATGCAGACCTACGCCAAGTCCGAGAGCGCGATGATGAAGCGCCGCGTCGCGCAATTCATGATCACGCGGGACTGCCCGACCTGCCACGGCACAAGGCTGAAGCCCGAGGCGCTCAAGGTGAGGTTCGCAGGATTCAACATCGCCGAGATGTCGCACCTGCCGCTCAAGCAGTTGCACGAGGTGATCAAGCCATTTGCGAGAGCTTCGTCGGACAAATCGGAGAAGACCGTTGTTGCCAGGCGCATCTGCGAGGATCTGTCGGCGCGCCTCGCCGTCCTGCTCGATCTCGGCCTCGGCTATCTCGCCTGCGAACGCAGCACGCCGACGCTGTCACCGGGCGAATTGCAGCGGCTGCGTCTGGCGACGCAAGTCCGCTCCAACCTGTTCGGCGTCGTCTATGTGCTCGACGAGCCGTCGGCCGGCCTGCATCCCGCCGACACTGAGGCGCTGCGGCGCGCACTGGACAGGCTGAAAGGTGTCGGCAACTCCATCTTCGTGGTCGAGCATGAGATAGAAGTGATCAGGCACGCGGACTGGCTCGTGGATGTCGGCCCGGACGCCGGCGACGGCGGCGGGCTCATTCTCTATAGCGGGCCCCCGGCGGGGCTCGGCGCGATCGCGCAATCGCGGACCGCGCATTATCTCGCGCATCCCCGCAAGAAGCTGCCGACGGTCCGCCGCGAGCCGGAAGGACATCTGAAGCTCAGGGGCGTGACCCGCAACAATCTGCGCGGCCTCGACGTCGACATTCCGCTCGGAATCATCGCCAGCATCACCGGCGTATCGGGCTCCGGCAAATCCAGCCTGATCAGCCAATTCCTCGTCGAGACCGTGGCCGCGCATCTCGGCCATTCGCTTGCCACCGACGGCGACGACGACAGCCTGGCGCCGACCGTCGAGACGCTGGGCGGCAAGATCGTAGCCGGCCTCGACCACGTCAACCGCCTCGTCGTCGTCGACCAGAAGCCGATCGGCCGCACGCCGCGCTCCAACCTTGCGACCTATACCGGCCTGTTCGATCACGTGCGAAAACTGTTTGCGGCGACGCCGCAGGCAAAGTCGCGCCGCTACGACGCCGGCCGCTTCTCCTTCAACGTCGCCAAGGGCCGCTGTGCGACCTGCGAGGGCGAGGGCTTCGTCTGCGTCGAGTTGTTGTTCCTGCCCAGCGTCTACGCGCCCTGCCCGACCTGCAAGGGTGCGCGCTACAACGACAAGACGCTGGAGGTGAAGATCAACGGCAAATCCATCGCGGACGTGCTGGCGATGCGCGTCGACGAGGCCTTCGAGTTCTTCGAGGGCGATTCCGCGCTGAACCGGTCGCTGTCGGTCGTGCGCGAGGTCGGGCTCGGCTATATCCGCCTCGGCCAGTCCGCGACCGAGCTGTCGGGCGGCGAAGCCCAACGCATCAAGCTCGCGACCGAGCTGATGCGTCCGCAACGCGGCCACACGCTCTATGTCCTGGACGAGCCGACCACCGGCCTTCACCCGCGCGACGTCGAGCGCCTGATCGCACAGCTCGAACGCATCGTGGACGGCGGCAACAGCGTGATCGTGGTCGAGCATGACATGGACGTCGTGGCGCACAGCGACTGGATCATCGATCTCGGACCTGGCGCCGGTGACGAAGGCGGCCGTGTCGTCGCATCGGGGACGCCCGAGCAGGTCGCCAAGGCCGGCGGGAAGACCGCGCCTTATCTGGCGCGGCGCCTGGCGCAATAG
- a CDS encoding ABC transporter substrate-binding protein, producing the protein MPTSRRQLLKTSAAAAAALSLDWTRAQAQAENLRIGLIYDLTGPFAAGGSVASSIGAQIAIDLVNEKGGVGGKYKVAPVAADSQSKPDVAINEAERLISQEKIDILNGVYASSHAVPLAAKVEQQKKILWITTAVSTAVFKDKNLQYVFRAQIHSDQYGQAFASFLTEHAKAKLGMDPKEVKVALIHEDGPYGVGVASADETYAKEAGIQVVLREGYSASAPDLSVLVTKIKRAKADVISHAGYNPDITLFLRQARESGLRFKMLFGAGAGYSQLDKLRATFGADIDNFCNIDPVPAQLLDPAKLAPGMGDLIKTMVSRYQAKTGATDVPPHCSMGFNQTWVLLNHVLPVAKEKYGSFEPEAIRKAALDVDIPAGGTIQGYGVKFFPPGTPLSGQNERSTPVVMQNAGEHISVVWPTNIRTQDPVFPLPKGSTYGA; encoded by the coding sequence ATGCCGACTTCACGCAGGCAGCTGCTGAAGACCTCGGCGGCTGCCGCCGCCGCACTCAGCCTCGATTGGACACGCGCCCAGGCACAAGCCGAGAATTTACGCATCGGCCTGATCTACGACCTCACCGGCCCCTTCGCCGCCGGCGGCTCGGTCGCCTCGTCGATCGGGGCGCAGATCGCCATCGATCTCGTCAACGAGAAGGGCGGTGTCGGCGGCAAATACAAGGTTGCTCCGGTCGCCGCGGATTCGCAGAGCAAGCCCGACGTTGCGATCAACGAGGCCGAACGCCTGATCAGCCAGGAGAAGATCGACATCCTCAACGGCGTCTATGCGAGCTCGCATGCGGTGCCGCTCGCGGCCAAGGTCGAGCAGCAGAAGAAGATCCTCTGGATCACGACCGCGGTCTCGACCGCCGTGTTCAAGGACAAGAACCTGCAATACGTGTTTCGCGCGCAGATCCATTCGGATCAATACGGCCAAGCCTTTGCAAGCTTCCTCACCGAGCATGCCAAAGCCAAGCTCGGCATGGACCCGAAGGAGGTCAAGGTCGCGTTGATCCACGAGGACGGCCCCTATGGCGTCGGCGTTGCTTCTGCCGACGAGACTTACGCCAAGGAGGCTGGCATCCAGGTCGTGCTGCGCGAGGGCTATTCGGCCTCTGCGCCCGACCTGTCGGTGCTCGTCACCAAGATCAAGCGCGCCAAGGCCGACGTGATCTCGCATGCGGGCTACAACCCCGACATCACCCTGTTCCTGCGCCAGGCGCGCGAGAGCGGATTGCGCTTCAAGATGCTGTTCGGAGCCGGCGCCGGCTACAGCCAGCTCGACAAGCTGCGCGCCACTTTCGGCGCCGACATCGACAATTTCTGCAACATCGACCCGGTGCCGGCGCAGCTGCTCGATCCCGCCAAGCTCGCGCCCGGAATGGGCGATCTGATCAAGACCATGGTCAGTCGCTACCAGGCCAAGACCGGCGCCACCGACGTGCCGCCACACTGCTCGATGGGCTTCAACCAGACCTGGGTGCTGCTCAACCACGTGCTGCCGGTCGCCAAGGAGAAGTACGGCAGCTTCGAGCCCGAGGCGATCCGGAAAGCGGCGCTCGACGTCGACATCCCCGCCGGCGGCACGATCCAGGGCTATGGCGTGAAATTCTTCCCACCGGGCACGCCGCTCTCCGGCCAGAACGAACGCTCGACGCCGGTCGTGATGCAGAACGCCGGCGAGCACATCTCCGTGGTGTGGCCGACGAACATTCGTACGCAGGACCCGGTCTTCCCGCTGCCGAAGGGCTCGACCTACGGGGCGTGA
- a CDS encoding Gfo/Idh/MocA family protein, producing the protein MARIRVGLVGCGFVSELHMYAFRRVYGVDVEVAAVAARGDKVVAFARHHNIPRVYRSFAELIADRDLDVVDICTPPNLHAEMIVAAMQAGKHVICEKPFAGYFGREGDQQPIGKHVPKALMYERVIEEMDRTRAAIERTDKLFMYAEDWIYAPAVTKTAEIIKATKDKILFMKGEESHSGSHAAHAAQWAMTGGGSLIRMGCHPLSAVLYLKQVEAKARGERIRVASVTGDVGNVTAGLKPEERSYIKANPVDVEDWGTLTATFSDGTKATVFSGDMIMGGVRNLIETYTSGGSLFANITPNNHLMSYQTSEEKLASVYITEKVDRKTGWQYVCLEEEWTRGYLQEIQDFMECATTGRQPLSDLALAYEAIKVNYAGYWAAEEGRRVVL; encoded by the coding sequence ATGGCCAGGATCAGGGTGGGACTCGTCGGCTGCGGCTTCGTGTCGGAGCTGCACATGTATGCGTTCCGGCGCGTCTATGGCGTTGACGTCGAGGTCGCGGCGGTCGCTGCCCGCGGCGACAAGGTTGTCGCGTTCGCCCGCCATCACAATATCCCGCGTGTTTACCGCAGCTTCGCCGAGCTGATCGCAGACCGCGATCTCGATGTCGTCGACATCTGCACCCCGCCCAATCTTCATGCCGAGATGATCGTCGCCGCCATGCAGGCCGGCAAGCATGTCATCTGCGAAAAGCCGTTCGCCGGCTATTTCGGCCGCGAAGGCGATCAGCAGCCGATCGGCAAGCACGTGCCGAAGGCGCTGATGTATGAGCGCGTGATCGAGGAGATGGACAGGACGCGCGCCGCAATCGAGCGCACGGATAAGCTCTTCATGTATGCCGAGGACTGGATCTATGCGCCGGCCGTGACCAAGACCGCCGAGATCATCAAGGCGACCAAGGACAAGATCCTGTTCATGAAGGGCGAGGAGAGCCATTCCGGCTCGCACGCCGCGCATGCTGCGCAATGGGCGATGACGGGCGGCGGCTCGCTGATCCGCATGGGCTGCCATCCGCTCTCGGCCGTGCTGTATCTGAAGCAGGTCGAAGCCAAGGCGCGCGGCGAGCGCATCCGTGTCGCCAGCGTCACCGGCGATGTCGGCAACGTCACCGCCGGCTTGAAGCCGGAGGAACGCAGCTACATCAAGGCCAATCCCGTCGACGTCGAGGATTGGGGTACGCTCACCGCAACCTTCTCCGACGGCACCAAGGCCACCGTGTTCTCCGGCGACATGATCATGGGCGGCGTGCGCAATCTGATCGAGACCTATACGAGCGGCGGCTCCCTGTTCGCCAACATCACGCCGAACAATCATCTGATGAGCTACCAGACCAGCGAGGAGAAGCTCGCGAGCGTCTACATCACCGAGAAGGTCGACCGCAAAACCGGCTGGCAATATGTCTGCCTCGAGGAGGAATGGACGCGCGGCTATTTGCAGGAGATCCAGGACTTCATGGAGTGCGCCACGACCGGACGCCAGCCGCTGTCGGATCTCGCGCTAGCCTATGAGGCGATCAAGGTGAACTACGCCGGGTATTGGGCGGCGGAGGAGGGGAGACGGGTGGTGTTGTAA
- a CDS encoding septal ring lytic transglycosylase RlpA family protein produces MQAQTTLLVALASFLLFAFSVAHAESGLASYYGYAKAGKGGELTCAHRTRPFGTVLRVSYSGRTIQCRVNDRGPFIRGRIVDLSVPAARALGMMSAGVVRVSVD; encoded by the coding sequence GTGCAAGCGCAGACGACGCTATTGGTAGCTCTGGCCAGCTTTTTGCTTTTTGCCTTTTCTGTTGCCCACGCTGAAAGCGGGCTTGCTTCTTACTACGGATACGCAAAAGCCGGCAAAGGCGGCGAGCTGACCTGCGCCCACCGCACGCGCCCGTTCGGCACCGTGCTCAGGGTGTCCTACAGCGGACGCACGATCCAGTGCCGCGTCAATGATCGTGGCCCGTTCATCCGCGGCCGCATCGTCGATCTCTCGGTGCCCGCCGCCCGCGCGCTCGGCATGATGAGCGCCGGCGTGGTGCGCGTCTCGGTGGATTAG